From Felis catus isolate Fca126 chromosome B4, F.catus_Fca126_mat1.0, whole genome shotgun sequence:
TCTCCAGGTTCATCGGACCCACGTTTTACTCTTGTCAGATGCCACTTCCTAATACAGAGATCTGATTGTCCAAGACAGTTTGGGCCCCTTAACACTTACGTCTCCACTTACTCTGGGGGCTGTAATCACCACATACAAAGCATCTAGAGCTATGCCTCTGTAGCTCAGGTGATCATGCCAGATTGCCTCCCACCTTCTGTTCCAAATACTCTCATCCTGGTCTCATGGTCCATGCTTCTACCCTCTTGCCTCACATTACACTTTGCCCAACAACCAGCTTCCTTTGGATTAACACCATAATGGGGCTGTCTACCCAGCTTTCCATTTAGCTCTGTCCCTGGACACTGTCTCTCAGGGCCCAGGCTTGCTCTTGTTCAAGAGACAAGCCTGGACAGTGATCACATTATTTACTGCACCAAAAGCTCCATCAGTTCCCATTGCTTGTtgaataaacagatttttttttcagcatgcCATCCATGGCCTGCCAACTGTCTGATCCCATCCCCCAACTACCAGCCCCACCAATACATCCTTATAATCttgacatttttctcattttttcaagAACTGACTTGAACACTTCCTTGAAGacttcctctttctgttcttccatGTATTGCCTTCTACCTCTGTAGCTTTTTGTGCACCTGGTGGCCTCCCACACCTATGAAGTATACTCCCTAAAGGCAGGCTTTGTGACTTAAGTCATCCTTTTACCCCCACTGCTGCTGAGAATAATGCCGTGGGGAATACCTTAAACACGGTAAGATCACATTATTCCCCTGCTCAGAACTTCCTAGTGTCCCAGTGGCTTCCCATGATAAAAACTCCACACAGGCCTACATGGTCTTGTACGACCTGAGTTTCTGCTACCACTCTCCTCTTGCTCCTTGCTGTTCCTGGAAGACATCGGACAAAGATCTCACATCAGGGGTTTTGCATTTGCTGTCCCTTTTACTGGGATACCCTTTCCCCAGCTACCCGCACGGCTTCCTTTCTCAAGCCTTCTGAGCTTCTCCAAGGCCAATTTCTCAATGAGGCATTTCTCTGCCACTCTGTTCGCACAGGGACTTCACAaaccctttgttttcctttcctctgcttaGGGTTTCTCCATAGCATGTGTCACTTCCTTACATAGTATGTATTTTAGTCATGTATTTTGgggtttattttctgtctcccctccccctacttAGAAGTAAGCTTCATCCTAGTCTAAATCTGTTTGTTTACTTCTCTATCCCCAGAGCCTAGGATAAGGCCTGGCATATCCAAGGCAGTCTGtaactatttgttgaaagaaaaaaagaataagcaaattaATGGAAGGGgcctaacaaatatttgttaagttgAATGAAAATGTCAGAAACAGATGATCGTGAAATCTTCAAACTGTAAAAGTATGTGGGTTTAGGAGGATAGTGAAATTGAGTGAAAGCTGCCTTATTATCAACATCGTCCAGGAAGGATTAAAAGCTCGTACTTGTGGTGGGAGGGGCAACTGGGCCAGGAAACTCGGACTTTCGCAGAAACATTCGGGGCTGCGCAAGTACCCACCCCGCATCCTCGCCCCTAGGACTGCATCTGGGAAGCGAGCTGGCCCTACCACCCCGTTTGGACCCTTGTCTACTACGCAGGTGTTTAAAGTTATTTTGGTGTCTGCTTCTGTGTCAGTTTGTGAAGGACACAGAAATCTTGGCTGGCTTACGCGACGCTTCTCAGCTCTAAGTAGGAAACCGTCAGGGGTGAAAACGACAAAAACACGGCTCAGGACTAGATTCTGGGTCTTGGGGAAGCAGAGCCCATTTTAGAGCAGTGCGAGGGGAACTTTCTGTCTTCTACCCAAGCTCCGCCTTCGCagtgtttttctgaaatttttcacCCTGGCTTACTCTTTTGCAGCCGCCCACTTTCCGCAAGGAGGATGGCGCTCGCTCGGATCTCCGCGTTCCCTCTTCCCTTGGGGACTCCATAGTATTTTTTTCACGCTTCGTCGCTACTACTCATTATTTGCCTTACCGATCTCCGGTGCCTTGCCTGTAACCAAAACGCTTTCAGATCGCAGCAAGGTCGATTTAAGCACAGCCTTTCTTAAGGTGGCGTGACTGTGACTCATTTACTCTTCCAGAGTAACAAAGCAACAAAATGGTGCTCCCACATATTAATTGAAGAAAGATTCGGGGTGTGTAGGGgagagaaatattaattttctacttttatgtaAGATATTAATTCCATGAATAAAATCAAACTCTTGTGGTATGTTGTAATACTCTAGAATATCTCCTTTTACATCTATGTGGTAGTTTGTGTATTTATACATGTGGATTTATGCTTATGTATAATACAGAATTCCTGGGTAGTCTAGCAattatgttaaaatgtcaacagtgaTCTAATTCCGGGAATAGTGTATAAAATATGGTTTTGAGGCCTACCCTAAttttcctgtccctctccccccttctctaaTCCAGGAAATTAAGTATAGCTCCTTAGGTGTACAAAAATAAAGGTGAGACCTCTCACGTGGATCGCAGGTGAAATATTTTCTGCCAATCAGGTGGAAAGTCCTGACTTTGAAACTAGTTTTGGGCACGGCCTCTCTCACTGCTCTCTAGGGTATCATCACCCTTGGCCTTCTGGAATCTGCGTTTTAGTTGAACTAGTGCATAGTGATACCAAAGGCCAGTGACAGCTGCGTATAAATATCAGTGACCACAGGCCACATCTAGGAAACATCTGCAGGCAGCCCAGGGAATGAGCAGAAGCCATTTTGAATCCCTTGCAAGAGAGGAGGATCGCACAGGCGAATCCAGGCAAAACCTGAACcattaggaaggaaagaaagagaaaatgaaccaGCCTGAGGGTTAGGAGACCTGGCTCTGCCATCTACTGGATGTGTGTCCTGGACAGGAAACCTCTCCTGCTCTCAATTTCCTCAGTGGTGGAAAGAGAGGGTTTGAGCCACAGGGTTCTGAAGGTCCCTGCCAGCTCTTACATTCTGGAGTGCCGAGGTGAGGCAGGGACACAAAGTGGAACACACTTTGGAACAATACGTGgttaagaaaagttaaaaatcaaactcATCTGTAGCATAGATGCGTAAGAAAACATTGCTGCTGTGTACTATTAGAAGTGAAGGAGATTAGTTTCCAGTAAAATGTATCCACTTTGACCCAAACCAAGATTATATGTATGGGCGGGTGGTGGTGTCTCAGAAACGACAGCCCTCCCCATACATCTTTAACTCTCACCATCCTGCTCAGGATCATGTTGATAGATAATTGCAAGTTGTAACGGGGAGCAGAGAAACGCCCAAATAATAGTATCAGAAGTGAGGACAGGGTTGCTGTGGTTTTATGAATCATTTCATAATCTGGACTTTCAGATTACTTTCACCCTTCAACGATTTGTAGCTATGTAAAGGCATTCACTTGCATCTAAATTTTGCTCTGGGTGGGTTGTAGCAGTGAATCTAGTGGGAGggaaaggtggaggaaggaaggagctgtTGTATTTGGCGGCGGGACTCAGGTAGAGGAAACTGCTACAACCCgggaaagaagtgaaaaatacaaagaggAGAGGAGTTCCCACACGCAGCCCATGTCAGTGGCCTTAAATGTGCTCGGGAAGCAAGAACCTGGGTCAGGGGTGTGACCTCGCTTTTGAAACCTGTGTCTGAGACAGCTACAGGTTTTATTAGGGACCTGGGAGACCAGTCGAGTTTTTGATCTTgaaatccttatttttattgaggGAGAGAGCTTGGGTTCAGACTAGATTACAAATGCTGCGCCCACGTTCGCTTTGGCCTCTTCCCCAACCTCCCGCCACCCCCCAGAAGAGCAGAGACTTCTAGGTTAAGGGTGAGCTAACCACTGCTCACCCACAGCCGAGGCACCCAGGCAGGGGGGCTCCCAGGCCCTCGGCGAaggctcccccgcccccagccccgcagTGCCAGAGGTTGGGGCCACCGGCGAGAGCCCAGCTGGGGGCAGAACTCCCACTGTCCGCCTCCGCCCCCAGTGGCCCGCACCCGCGGCCCGGCGAGTGCCGGGAAAACACGATCGCCACCGAGGCGTAAAACGAGCCGCCAGCCACCTTGGAGATCATCTGATCCAGCCCCTCGGTTTCCCGGGCGCGGAGTGGGCGCGCCAGCCAGCGCAGCGCGGTGACCTGAACCCGAGgtcccgccgcccccgcccctccccggctccccggCCGTTTGGCTAGTTTGTTTGTCTCGTTTTTAATTTCTCCGAGGCCAGCCGGAGCAGGTTTGCTGGCAGCGGCGCACCTCCGGCAGTCACGCGACCAGCCAATCTCCGGGCGGCGATGTCGGAGtcggcgcgcgcgcgcgcgggcgggGACGCGCCGGGCCACCTTAAGGCCGGGCTTGCCAGCCGCGGCGGGGCGGCTCCCGGCGCCGCAACCAATGGATCTCCTCCTCTGTTTAAATAGACTTGCGGTGTCAATCATTTTCTTCTTCGTCAGCCTCCCTTCCACCGCCATATTGGGCAACTAAAAAAAGGGGGCTCGTCTTTTCGGGgtgtttttctccccctcccctgtccccagagCCTCGCCGCTCCGCGACTCCGACGCCGCCAAGGTTTGGAGAGCCGCTCGGTTGGCGGGACCCGCGGGCTCGCAGCAGCCCGGGACCTGGACTGGCTTTgccacccccctcctctctcctctcccctcccctccccgccctcccgctCGCCGGTACACTTGATCGGCGGCGGCTCTCGGCTGCCTGGCCGGGgcttcccctcacccctcccccagagccAGCGCGCCCCTGACGCTCGGGCAGTTACTTGTCCGTGTTTGTTTCTCTTGGCTCGGAGCGCAGTCGCAGGGCTTATAAGAGGGGTTCGGGCTGGGTCGgggcgttttgttttgttcagttttgttttcggAGAGCGCGCGCGAGGCGGTCGTAGAGACCTGGGAGGAAGATGTCAAACGTGCGAGTGTCTAACGGGAGCCCGAGCTTGGAGCGGATGGACGCCAGACAGGCGGAGTACCCCAAGCCCTCCGCCTGCAGGAACCTCTTCGGCCCGGTCAACCACGAAGAGTTGACCCGGGACTTGGAGAAGCACTGCAGAGACATGGAAGAGGCAAGCCAGCGCAAGTGGAATTTTGATTTCCAGAATCACAAGCCCCTGGAGGGCAAATACGAGTGGCAAGAGGTGGAAAAGGGCAGCTTGCCCGAGTTCTACTACAGACCCCCGCGGCCACCCAAAGGCGCCTGCAAGGTGCCGGCGCAGGAGAGCCAGGATGTCAGCGGGAACCGCCAGGCGGTGCCTTTAATTGGGTCTCAGGCAAACACAGAGGACACACATTTGGTAGACCAAAAGACTGATACATCGGACAACCAGACGGGGTTAGCGGAGCAGTGCCCTGGGATAAGGAAGCGACCTGCTACAGATGGTAATGACCCTTCCCCAAGCAGaaaatgtctgtctgtctgtctgtccgggGCACCGCTTTGCCTGCTTGAGGCTCTTAACctcagctttttatttatttgtttgtttattattcatttatttatttacttacttttgtaGCGTATTCTGATTTAGCTTGTGGGGAGCGAAGTGGCCTAATCTTGGGTTTTAAATGCTATCCGG
This genomic window contains:
- the LOC109501464 gene encoding uncharacterized protein LOC109501464; translated protein: MAVEGRLTKKKMIDTASLFKQRRRSIGCGAGSRPAAAGKPGLKVARRVPARARARRLRHRRPEIGWSRDCRRCAAASKPAPAGLGEIKNETNKLAKRPGSRGGAGAAGPRVQVTALRWLARPLRARETEGLDQMISKVAGGSFYASVAIVFSRHSPGRGCGPLGAEADSGSSAPSWALAGGPNLWHCGAGGGGAFAEGLGAPLPGCLGCG
- the CDKN1B gene encoding cyclin-dependent kinase inhibitor 1B; the protein is MSNVRVSNGSPSLERMDARQAEYPKPSACRNLFGPVNHEELTRDLEKHCRDMEEASQRKWNFDFQNHKPLEGKYEWQEVEKGSLPEFYYRPPRPPKGACKVPAQESQDVSGNRQAVPLIGSQANTEDTHLVDQKTDTSDNQTGLAEQCPGIRKRPATDDSSPQNKRANRTEENVSDGSPNAGSVEQTPKKPGLRRRQT